A stretch of Triticum aestivum cultivar Chinese Spring chromosome 1D, IWGSC CS RefSeq v2.1, whole genome shotgun sequence DNA encodes these proteins:
- the LOC123171333 gene encoding peroxidase 2-like — MAAASLKLSVALACVLLLSSAACHGLEVGYYKKTCPRVEAIVRDEVKKFVYKNAGMGAGLIRMFFHDCFVQGCDGSVLLDPTPTNPQPEKLSPPNFPSLRGFEVIDAAKDAVEKACPGVVSCADIVAFAGRDAAYFLSKMKVKINMPAGRLDGRVSNSTEALDNLPPPFFNLDQLVASFAAKGLSAEDMVVLSGAHTIGVSHCSSFVSDRIAVTSDIDGGFANFLRRRCPANPSTANDPTVNQDVVTPNALDNQYYKNVLAHKVLFTSDAALLTTPATTQMVRDSANIPGQWEAKFNKAMIKMGAIDVKTGKQGEIRRKCRVVNH, encoded by the coding sequence ATGGCCGCAGCTTCCCTTAAGCTTTCTGTTGCGCTGGCATGCGTACTGCTGCTGTCGTCGGCGGCGTGCCATGGCCTGGAGGTGGGTTACTACAAGAAGACATGCCCCCGCGTGGAGGCCATCGTGAGGGACGAGGTGAAGAAGTTCGTCTACAAGAACGCCGGCATGGGCGCCGGCCTCATCCGCATGttcttccacgactgcttcgtccaGGGATGTGATGGCTCCGTCCTCCTCGACCCGACGCCGACCAACCCGCAGCCAGAGAAGCTGAGCCCTCCCAACTTCCCCAGCCTGCGCGGCTTCGAGGTGATCGACGCGGCCAAGGACGCCGTCGAGAAGGCGTGCCCTGGAGTGGTCTCGTGCGCCGACATCGTCGCCTTCGCCGGCCGCGACGCAGCCTACTTCCTTAGCAAGATGAAGGTCAAGATCAACATGCCGGCTGGCCGCCTCGACGGCCGCGTTTCCAATTCCACGGAGGCCCTCGACAACCTGCCGCCACCATTCTTCAACCTCGACCAGCTCGTCGCCAGCTTCGCCGCTAAGGGCCTCAGCGCCGAGGACATGGTTGTGCTCTCCGGCGCCCACACCATCGGGGTCTCCCACTGCTCGTCCTTCGTCTCCGACCGCATCGCCGTCACCTCCGACATCGACGGTGGCTTCGCCAACTTCCTGAGGAGGAGGTGCCCCGCCAACCCGAGCACGGCCAACGACCCCACGGTGAACCAAGACGTGGTGACCCCCAACGCTCTCGATAACCAGTACTACAAGAACGTCCTCGCGCACAAGGTGCTGTTCACATCGGACGCCGCCCTTCttacgacgccggcgacgacgcaGATGGTGCGCGACAGTGCCAACATCCCCGGGCAGTGGGAGGCCAAGTTTAACAAGGCCATGATCAAGATGGGAGCGATCGATGTGAAGACCGGCAAGCAAGGCGAAATCAGGAGGAAGTGCAGGGTCGTCAACCACTGA